In one window of Limnohabitans sp. MORI2 DNA:
- the rfaE1 gene encoding D-glycero-beta-D-manno-heptose-7-phosphate kinase, translating into MTLSTPVTKEQLKQAHVLVVGDVMLDRYWYGAVDRISPEAPVPVVRITREENRLGGCANVAYNVVSLGAHSSLLSVVGDDEASHLLEDLVAKTGIAPHLGRDSQLKTTVKLRVIGRQQQLLRVDFENTPQNEVLASQTDQFMQLLPAHKVVLFSDYGKGGLAHVSQMIAAARAAGKAVLIDPKGSDYSRYAGATCITPNRAELEQVIGKWHTEAELVQKAHALRQELKLDALLLTRSEEGMTLFDAQGELSVSAQAREVFDVTGAGDTVIATLATLVAAGLSLRDAMPLANKAGGVVVGKFGTATVSYEELMA; encoded by the coding sequence ATGACACTCAGTACCCCAGTCACTAAAGAACAACTCAAACAAGCCCATGTCTTGGTCGTCGGCGATGTGATGCTCGACCGCTATTGGTATGGCGCAGTAGACCGCATCAGCCCCGAAGCACCCGTGCCTGTGGTGCGTATCACGCGCGAAGAAAACCGTTTGGGTGGATGCGCCAACGTGGCCTATAACGTGGTGAGCTTAGGCGCACATTCATCGCTGCTGTCAGTCGTCGGCGACGACGAAGCCAGCCACTTGCTAGAAGACTTAGTGGCCAAAACGGGCATTGCCCCCCACTTGGGCCGTGACAGCCAACTCAAAACCACGGTCAAGCTGCGCGTGATTGGCCGCCAGCAACAGTTGTTGCGTGTGGACTTTGAGAACACGCCGCAAAACGAGGTACTGGCCTCGCAAACCGACCAATTCATGCAACTGTTACCAGCCCACAAAGTGGTGCTGTTCTCTGACTACGGCAAAGGCGGTTTGGCCCATGTATCGCAAATGATTGCGGCAGCGCGTGCAGCAGGCAAAGCCGTGTTGATTGATCCCAAGGGCAGTGATTACTCGCGCTACGCGGGCGCGACTTGCATCACACCTAACCGTGCTGAACTCGAACAAGTCATCGGCAAATGGCACACCGAAGCTGAGCTGGTACAAAAAGCCCATGCGCTGCGCCAAGAGCTCAAGCTCGACGCCCTGCTGCTCACCCGTAGCGAAGAAGGCATGACCCTGTTTGATGCGCAAGGTGAATTGAGCGTATCCGCGCAAGCTCGCGAAGTGTTTGACGTCACAGGTGCGGGTGACACCGTGATTGCAACCTTGGCCACGTTGGTCGCTGCGGGCTTGAGCCTGCGCGATGCCATGCCTTTGGCCAACAAAGCAGGTGGCGTGGTGGTGGGTAAGTTTGGTACGGCCACCGTCAGCTACGAAGAGTTGATGGCTTAA
- a CDS encoding oxidoreductase-like domain-containing protein has translation MPLSDGPSAQAFFASVQAYAAECGVSLRTPPPEPTSCCGRGCNGCVWEGFFAAAMFWREDAFMALTQAADR, from the coding sequence ATGCCGCTTAGCGATGGCCCGAGTGCGCAGGCTTTTTTTGCCAGTGTGCAGGCGTATGCCGCTGAATGCGGTGTGAGTCTGCGCACCCCACCCCCAGAGCCAACGAGTTGTTGCGGACGCGGCTGCAATGGTTGTGTCTGGGAGGGTTTTTTTGCCGCAGCTATGTTTTGGCGCGAAGACGCGTTTATGGCGTTGACTCAAGCGGCTGACCGTTGA
- a CDS encoding phosphate ABC transporter ATP-binding protein encodes MSPVLQLRDVSVQFNTHLALQQVNLQMHAGERVALVGANGSGKSTLLRVAHGLLKVSGGQVMPAPHMRQAMVFQRPHMLRTSVLRFVVWGLWLQGTSWQEAHGLALQALERVGLQDMAQRSARTLSGGQQQRLALARAWALQPNFVLLDEPTSSLDPHAKREVERLLREWVDASDVSLIFSSHNLGQVKRLATRVVYLEAGRILADLPVDEFFNRPLSESHPEAHLFLKGELG; translated from the coding sequence GTGAGTCCGGTGTTGCAGTTGCGCGATGTGTCGGTGCAGTTCAACACGCACTTGGCGTTGCAACAGGTGAATTTGCAAATGCATGCAGGTGAACGTGTGGCCTTGGTCGGTGCCAATGGCAGCGGCAAAAGCACACTATTGCGCGTCGCGCATGGCTTACTCAAGGTGTCGGGGGGGCAAGTGATGCCAGCGCCACACATGAGGCAAGCCATGGTGTTTCAGCGTCCCCATATGCTGCGCACCAGTGTGCTGCGATTTGTCGTGTGGGGCTTGTGGTTGCAAGGCACATCTTGGCAAGAGGCGCACGGTCTTGCTCTGCAGGCTCTCGAACGTGTGGGTCTACAAGACATGGCCCAGCGTTCGGCGCGTACTTTGTCTGGTGGTCAACAACAGCGCCTCGCGTTGGCCCGTGCTTGGGCCTTGCAGCCTAATTTTGTGTTGCTCGATGAACCAACATCCAGTCTTGACCCGCATGCCAAGCGCGAGGTCGAGCGCTTGTTGCGTGAGTGGGTCGACGCTTCTGATGTGAGCTTGATTTTCAGCAGCCACAACTTAGGCCAAGTCAAACGTTTGGCCACGCGTGTGGTGTATTTGGAAGCGGGGCGAATTCTGGCTGATTTGCCCGTGGATGAGTTTTTCAATCGACCTCTGAGTGAGAGCCACCCTGAGGCCCATTTGTTTTTAAAAGGAGAGTTGGGATGA
- a CDS encoding substrate-binding domain-containing protein, with the protein MALVLGSSAAQAQSPSIVMASTTSTEQSGLFAHLLPAFKQASGIDIKVVALGTGQALDTGRRGDADVLFVHDQAAEEKFVAEGFGVKRYPVMYNDFVLVGPANDPAKVRGKDIVSALQKVANTQAGFVSRGDKSGTHAAELRYWKQAGLENKGAGYKECGCGMGPALNIASSTGAYALTDRGTWLNFKNRQDLQVLVEGDNRLFNQYGVMVVNPAKHSHVKADLAQKFVDWVVSPAGQASINGYKIGGEQLFFANANK; encoded by the coding sequence ATGGCCTTGGTTTTGGGCAGCAGTGCTGCTCAAGCGCAATCCCCGAGCATCGTGATGGCATCGACGACTTCTACCGAGCAATCGGGTTTGTTTGCGCATTTGTTGCCCGCGTTCAAACAAGCCTCAGGCATCGACATCAAGGTGGTGGCGTTGGGCACAGGCCAAGCGTTGGACACGGGGCGCCGAGGAGATGCCGATGTGCTGTTTGTGCATGACCAAGCGGCTGAAGAAAAATTTGTGGCCGAGGGTTTCGGCGTGAAGCGATACCCCGTGATGTACAACGACTTTGTGTTGGTTGGCCCTGCCAACGATCCCGCCAAAGTTCGTGGCAAAGACATCGTGTCTGCTTTGCAAAAAGTGGCTAACACACAAGCCGGTTTTGTTTCTCGCGGTGACAAGAGCGGCACCCACGCGGCGGAGCTGCGCTACTGGAAACAAGCGGGTTTAGAGAATAAAGGTGCAGGTTACAAAGAATGCGGTTGTGGCATGGGCCCCGCATTGAACATTGCATCCTCCACAGGTGCTTACGCATTGACCGATCGTGGTACTTGGTTGAACTTCAAAAATCGCCAAGATCTGCAGGTGTTGGTGGAGGGGGACAACCGCTTGTTCAACCAATACGGTGTGATGGTGGTCAACCCTGCCAAGCACAGCCACGTCAAAGCTGATTTGGCGCAGAAGTTTGTGGATTGGGTCGTTTCGCCTGCAGGCCAAGCCTCGATCAATGGCTACAAGATTGGCGGCGAACAGCTGTTCTTTGCCAACGCCAACAAATAA
- a CDS encoding ABC transporter permease — protein MTTLTDTALIALQLLTDLDPLLWSIVGRSLWVSLLATVMACSLGVVLGAWLGVARFRGRDALLTVLNTLLALPSVVVGLLVYLLLSRTGPLGHLGWLFSLKAMVLAQTVLVLPVVTALTRQCVEDAERSHGEQLQSLGAQPWLRSVLLAWDERYALLTVLIAAFGRAISEVGAVMVVGGNIEGFTRVMTTAIALETSKGDLPLALALGMVLMSVVLLLNVGISLLRRWRQRIDGVGADPVQGVLA, from the coding sequence ATGACCACCTTGACCGACACCGCGCTGATCGCGCTCCAGCTTCTGACCGACCTTGACCCCTTGCTGTGGTCCATTGTGGGACGCTCTTTATGGGTGAGCTTGTTGGCCACTGTGATGGCGTGCAGTCTGGGTGTGGTGCTAGGCGCATGGTTGGGTGTGGCAAGGTTTCGCGGACGCGATGCGCTGCTGACGGTGCTCAACACCTTGCTAGCCTTGCCCTCAGTCGTGGTGGGCTTGTTGGTGTATTTGTTGCTGTCGCGTACGGGGCCTTTGGGGCATTTGGGTTGGTTGTTCAGCCTCAAAGCGATGGTGCTTGCGCAAACCGTGTTGGTCTTGCCAGTGGTCACAGCGCTGACACGTCAATGCGTGGAGGACGCAGAACGCAGCCATGGCGAGCAGCTGCAATCGTTAGGCGCCCAGCCTTGGTTGCGCAGTGTGTTGCTTGCTTGGGATGAGCGTTATGCCTTGCTCACCGTGTTGATTGCAGCGTTTGGCCGCGCCATCTCAGAGGTCGGCGCTGTGATGGTGGTGGGCGGGAACATCGAAGGGTTCACACGCGTCATGACAACGGCCATTGCACTAGAGACCAGCAAGGGTGATTTGCCCCTTGCTTTGGCGTTGGGCATGGTGCTCATGAGTGTGGTGCTGCTGCTCAATGTGGGTATATCGTTGCTGCGACGCTGGCGTCAGCGAATCGATGGTGTCGGGGCGGATCCTGTGCAAGGGGTGTTGGCGTGA
- the rpsA gene encoding 30S ribosomal protein S1: protein MRQRKYMSESFAALFEESLKRAEMRTGEVITAEVVRIEHNHVVVNAGLKSEAYVPIEEFKNDQGELEVQAGDFVSVAISSVENGYGDTILSRDTAKRLASWMSLEKALESGEFVTGTTSGKVKGGLTVLVNGIRAFLPGSLIDTRPIKDLSPYENKTMEFKVIKLDRKRNNVVLSRRAVVEASMGEERAKLMETLKEGSIVNGVVKNITEYGAFVDLGGIDGLLHITDMAWRRVRHPSEVVTAGQEITAKILKFDTEKNRVSLGLKQMGDDPWMGVNRRYPQSTRLFGKITNIADYGAFVELEPGIEGLVHVSEMDWTNKNVAPSKIVSLGDEVEVMVLEIDEDKRRISLGMKQCKANPWQDFAQNTKRGDRVKGPIKSITDFGVFVGLAAGIDGLVHLSDLSWNETGENAVREFKKGQEVEAIVLAVDVERERISLGIKQLDSDPFTTFVSVNDKGQIVTGKVKSVDAKGAEIDLGEDIVGYLRVSEISRDRVEDASQVLKVGDEVTAVVVNVDRKTRNIQLSIKAKDAADQQEAMASLSQQSKAENAGTTSLGALLRAKLDNN, encoded by the coding sequence ATGAGACAAAGGAAATACATGTCTGAATCTTTTGCCGCCCTGTTTGAAGAGTCCCTGAAACGCGCCGAAATGCGCACAGGTGAAGTGATCACTGCTGAAGTGGTTCGCATTGAACACAACCACGTCGTCGTGAACGCTGGCCTCAAGTCTGAAGCTTATGTGCCAATCGAAGAATTCAAAAACGACCAGGGCGAGCTCGAAGTCCAAGCTGGTGACTTCGTTTCTGTTGCGATCAGTAGCGTTGAAAACGGCTACGGCGACACCATTTTGAGCCGCGACACTGCCAAGCGTTTGGCATCGTGGATGAGCTTGGAAAAAGCTCTGGAATCTGGCGAGTTTGTCACTGGCACGACCAGCGGCAAAGTCAAGGGTGGCTTGACCGTGTTGGTCAACGGCATCCGCGCCTTCTTGCCTGGTTCATTGATCGACACACGTCCGATCAAAGACTTGTCTCCCTACGAGAACAAGACCATGGAATTCAAGGTCATCAAACTCGACCGCAAGCGCAACAACGTCGTGTTGTCACGCCGCGCTGTGGTGGAAGCTTCGATGGGCGAAGAGCGCGCCAAGTTGATGGAGACTTTGAAAGAAGGCTCTATCGTCAACGGCGTGGTCAAGAACATCACCGAATACGGTGCATTCGTGGACTTGGGCGGCATCGACGGCTTGCTGCACATCACCGACATGGCATGGCGTCGTGTGCGTCACCCATCTGAGGTGGTTACTGCTGGTCAAGAAATCACGGCCAAGATCCTCAAGTTCGACACAGAGAAAAACCGCGTGTCCTTGGGCCTCAAGCAAATGGGCGACGATCCTTGGATGGGCGTCAACCGCCGCTACCCACAAAGCACTCGCTTGTTCGGCAAGATCACCAACATCGCCGACTACGGCGCGTTTGTGGAACTCGAGCCAGGCATCGAAGGCTTGGTGCACGTGTCTGAAATGGACTGGACCAACAAGAACGTGGCACCCTCCAAGATCGTGTCATTGGGCGACGAAGTCGAAGTCATGGTCCTCGAGATCGACGAAGACAAGCGCCGTATCAGCTTGGGCATGAAGCAATGCAAAGCCAACCCATGGCAAGACTTCGCTCAAAACACCAAGCGCGGTGACCGCGTGAAGGGCCCCATCAAATCGATCACCGACTTCGGCGTGTTCGTGGGCTTGGCCGCTGGCATCGACGGTTTGGTGCACTTGTCTGACCTGTCTTGGAACGAAACCGGCGAAAACGCTGTGCGCGAATTCAAGAAGGGCCAAGAAGTGGAAGCCATCGTGTTGGCCGTGGACGTTGAGCGCGAGCGCATCAGCTTGGGCATCAAACAACTCGACTCTGACCCCTTCACTACCTTCGTGTCGGTGAACGACAAGGGCCAAATCGTGACTGGTAAGGTCAAGTCTGTGGACGCCAAAGGCGCTGAAATCGACTTGGGCGAAGACATCGTGGGCTACTTGCGCGTGAGCGAAATTTCTCGTGACCGCGTGGAAGACGCCAGCCAAGTGTTGAAAGTCGGCGACGAAGTGACTGCTGTCGTGGTGAACGTGGATCGCAAGACCCGCAACATCCAGTTGTCCATCAAAGCCAAAGACGCTGCTGACCAACAAGAAGCCATGGCTTCCTTGTCTCAACAGTCCAAAGCCGAAAACGCTGGAACAACCAGCTTGGGTGCTTTGTTGCGCGCTAAGCTCGACAACAACTGA
- a CDS encoding substrate-binding domain-containing protein: MHSVRLHYTLSHRTDAEPNGDTALLRHPLMDLLQAVAQKGSISAAARQLNLSYRHVWGELKRWEDVLGHDLIIWEKGQSAKLTEFGDKLMWAERQTQARLAPQLEALRADLERTFAVAFDPEAHVLTLYASHDDALPRLREHAATEGLHLDIRFCGSVDAIRALNEGRCTLAGFHTQSAPSVNSHTALAYQHLLQPGLHKIIGFATRKQGLITAAGNPLKLHSLADVARTQARFVQRSQGTGTRVLLEDLLKQDNLGPQNLNNWPDEEPSHTALAESIASGRCDVGLGIESTAQARGLGFVPLVEEQFHLVCLKSELDSPATQALRDLLQTAAWQDTVKTLAGYAPKNCGKVQSLREELPWWTFARGKRTG, from the coding sequence GTGCATAGCGTCCGTCTTCACTACACCCTCAGCCACCGAACTGATGCCGAACCCAACGGCGACACAGCCTTGCTTCGCCATCCTTTGATGGATCTGCTGCAAGCCGTGGCACAAAAAGGCTCTATTTCAGCCGCCGCACGTCAGCTCAATTTGTCGTACCGACATGTGTGGGGCGAGCTCAAACGCTGGGAAGACGTGCTGGGCCACGACCTGATCATTTGGGAAAAAGGTCAGTCCGCCAAACTCACCGAATTCGGCGACAAGCTCATGTGGGCTGAACGCCAAACCCAAGCGCGCCTGGCCCCTCAGCTAGAAGCCCTGCGCGCAGATTTGGAGCGCACGTTTGCTGTGGCCTTTGACCCAGAGGCCCATGTGCTCACTTTGTATGCCAGCCACGATGACGCTTTGCCACGTTTAAGGGAACATGCTGCCACGGAAGGTTTGCATCTGGACATTCGTTTTTGCGGTAGCGTCGACGCCATTCGCGCCCTTAACGAAGGACGTTGTACGTTGGCTGGGTTTCACACACAGAGTGCCCCATCCGTCAACTCTCACACAGCCCTTGCCTACCAACACTTATTGCAACCCGGCTTGCACAAAATCATTGGCTTTGCCACACGCAAGCAAGGCCTGATCACCGCTGCAGGCAACCCATTGAAGCTGCACAGCCTCGCCGATGTAGCACGCACCCAAGCTCGTTTCGTTCAACGCTCCCAGGGCACAGGGACACGGGTTTTGTTAGAGGATTTGCTTAAACAAGACAACCTTGGCCCGCAAAACCTCAACAACTGGCCCGATGAAGAACCCTCACACACCGCACTGGCAGAATCTATTGCCTCTGGGCGCTGCGATGTCGGCTTGGGCATAGAAAGTACCGCCCAAGCACGCGGTCTTGGTTTTGTGCCTTTGGTTGAAGAACAGTTTCATTTGGTTTGCCTCAAATCCGAACTCGACAGTCCGGCCACCCAAGCATTGCGAGATCTGCTTCAAACAGCTGCATGGCAAGACACCGTCAAAACCCTCGCAGGCTATGCCCCGAAAAACTGCGGGAAAGTTCAGTCGCTTCGTGAGGAACTGCCTTGGTGGACGTTCGCACGCGGCAAAAGAACTGGTTAA
- a CDS encoding lipopolysaccharide assembly protein LapA domain-containing protein, translating into MWLLQWVLKAAIFFTLFAFALNNQHDAVVHFFFGTTWSAPLVLVLLTVFVMGVAVGVVGMVPRWWKHRRLAQLANTSAKPEATTASTTADSTHGI; encoded by the coding sequence ATGTGGCTGCTTCAGTGGGTACTGAAGGCAGCCATTTTTTTTACCCTCTTCGCTTTTGCGCTGAATAACCAACACGATGCCGTGGTCCATTTCTTTTTTGGCACCACTTGGAGTGCACCGTTGGTTTTGGTGTTGCTGACTGTCTTCGTCATGGGCGTGGCAGTGGGCGTGGTTGGCATGGTGCCGCGCTGGTGGAAACACCGTCGATTGGCCCAACTAGCCAATACATCAGCCAAGCCTGAAGCAACAACCGCCTCCACAACTGCGGACTCGACACATGGAATTTGA
- a CDS encoding helix-hairpin-helix domain-containing protein, with amino-acid sequence MNRGARSLFTRGVLGGAMALMLCHTALALDINQANEAELDSVKGMGPSLTAKVLKARAHGPFKDWSDLMQRVSGIRRNKAQQFSAQGLTVNGQPLESTP; translated from the coding sequence ATGAACCGTGGCGCACGGTCCTTATTCACGCGCGGTGTCTTAGGCGGCGCGATGGCGCTGATGCTCTGTCACACAGCCTTGGCGCTAGACATCAACCAAGCCAACGAAGCGGAGTTAGACAGCGTCAAGGGCATGGGGCCATCGCTGACCGCCAAGGTGCTCAAAGCTCGGGCACACGGACCTTTCAAAGACTGGTCTGATTTGATGCAACGCGTCTCAGGCATTCGCCGCAACAAAGCTCAGCAGTTTTCAGCGCAAGGCCTAACGGTCAACGGTCAGCCGCTTGAGTCAACGCCATAA
- the rfaD gene encoding ADP-glyceromanno-heptose 6-epimerase has translation MKIVVTGAAGFIGSNIIKGLNARGITNIIAVDDLTEGDKFRNIADLKIADYLDKDVFYELFAENAFGKVEAVFHEGACSDTMESDGKYMMDNNYTLSCGLFNACQQSGTRLLYASSAATYGGSDTFVETPEYELPLNVYGYSKLLFDQRMRLECNNNFKKFKRQVVGFRYFNVYGPREQHKGRMASVAFHQFNQFNAEGKVKLFGEYGGYAQGAQMRDFVFIDDVVAVNLWFLDNPDKSGIFNLGSGRAQPFNDVALSVVNAMRAKKGEAALDLAGAAKAGLIEYVPFPDALRGKYQCYTQADLTNLRASGCDHQFADVQSGVTQYMATLSK, from the coding sequence ATGAAAATCGTCGTCACAGGCGCCGCAGGATTTATCGGCAGCAACATCATCAAGGGCTTGAACGCTCGCGGCATCACCAACATCATCGCGGTAGATGACCTGACGGAGGGCGACAAGTTTCGCAACATCGCCGATTTGAAGATCGCCGACTACCTCGACAAGGACGTGTTCTATGAACTCTTTGCCGAAAACGCGTTTGGCAAAGTCGAAGCCGTGTTCCACGAAGGCGCTTGCAGCGACACCATGGAGAGCGATGGCAAGTACATGATGGACAACAACTACACGCTCTCGTGTGGTTTGTTCAACGCCTGCCAGCAAAGCGGCACGCGTTTGCTCTACGCTTCATCTGCGGCTACTTACGGCGGCAGCGACACCTTTGTAGAAACACCCGAGTACGAGCTGCCACTCAATGTGTACGGCTACTCCAAATTGTTGTTTGACCAACGCATGCGCTTGGAGTGCAACAACAACTTCAAGAAGTTCAAGCGCCAAGTGGTGGGCTTTCGCTACTTCAACGTGTACGGCCCACGCGAGCAACACAAAGGTCGCATGGCCAGCGTAGCGTTTCACCAATTCAACCAATTCAACGCCGAAGGCAAAGTGAAGTTGTTTGGTGAATACGGCGGCTACGCCCAAGGCGCGCAAATGCGTGACTTCGTCTTCATCGACGACGTGGTGGCCGTGAACCTGTGGTTCTTGGACAACCCAGACAAGTCGGGCATCTTCAACCTCGGCTCAGGCCGCGCACAACCCTTCAACGATGTGGCCTTGTCGGTGGTCAACGCGATGCGCGCAAAAAAAGGCGAAGCCGCTCTTGATTTGGCAGGTGCTGCCAAAGCAGGTTTGATCGAATACGTGCCCTTCCCCGATGCGTTGCGTGGCAAATACCAGTGCTACACGCAAGCCGACTTGACCAATCTACGCGCCAGCGGTTGCGATCATCAGTTTGCCGATGTGCAAAGTGGTGTCACGCAATACATGGCCACTTTGAGCAAATAA
- a CDS encoding TRAP transporter small permease subunit — protein MSKLLKFALGVDRISEQFGHVAAFGVLAAAVISAGNAFIRYGFDVSSNGWLEIQWYLFAATVMLGAPLVLKLNEHVRVDLFYGKLKDKGPVYVDLFGLVLFLLPVMAMLTWLSFPLFVKMYVTNEMSSNAGGLIRWPAMLLLPLGFGWMFLQGLSEIIKRVAYLQGKYEMDTHYEKPVQ, from the coding sequence GTGTCAAAACTTCTTAAATTTGCATTAGGCGTTGATCGCATCAGTGAGCAATTTGGCCACGTTGCAGCATTCGGCGTATTGGCCGCTGCCGTGATCTCGGCAGGCAATGCATTCATCCGATACGGCTTTGACGTCAGCTCCAACGGCTGGCTCGAAATTCAGTGGTACCTGTTCGCAGCAACCGTGATGCTGGGCGCCCCCTTGGTGCTCAAACTCAACGAGCACGTGCGCGTAGATTTGTTCTACGGCAAGCTCAAAGACAAAGGCCCTGTCTATGTCGACTTGTTTGGCTTGGTCCTGTTCTTGTTGCCCGTGATGGCCATGTTGACTTGGTTGAGCTTTCCGCTCTTCGTCAAGATGTATGTGACCAACGAAATGTCAAGCAATGCAGGCGGTTTGATTCGCTGGCCTGCCATGCTTCTCCTCCCCTTGGGCTTTGGCTGGATGTTCCTGCAAGGTTTGAGCGAAATCATCAAGCGCGTGGCTTACTTGCAAGGCAAGTATGAAATGGACACGCACTACGAAAAGCCAGTGCAATAA
- the lapB gene encoding lipopolysaccharide assembly protein LapB, translated as MEFDLSWILLGLPVAFIMGWVASRMDLRQLRLENRQTPKAYFKGLNHLLNEQQDQAIDAFIEAVQHDPDTSELHFALGNLFRRRGEYERAVRVHQHLLSRGDLSQTDRDRAQHALALDYLKAGLLDRAEDALNKLEGTAHQAQAHLALLSIYERSRDWAKASVIAKKLGDSGQGSFQGRLAHYLCEEAESLDVAQQADQIVALLKQATEAAPHNARSRIALAKTYEQTGRAGEAYATLENLATQVPASLPLLAPKLAALAQTLNCVPKTMALLETSYAKTASLDVLNAIVTLRKSQGETNTSGLFAKHLEREPSLVAATQWIANEKFEHEEFHPQVQRALERAAKPLQRYRCAACGFEASQHFWQCPGCQAWDSYPARRVEEL; from the coding sequence ATGGAATTTGACCTCAGCTGGATTTTGCTGGGCTTGCCTGTGGCCTTCATCATGGGCTGGGTCGCCTCGCGCATGGACTTGCGCCAGCTGCGACTGGAGAACCGTCAAACCCCCAAGGCGTATTTCAAAGGTCTGAACCATTTGCTCAATGAGCAACAAGACCAAGCCATTGACGCCTTCATTGAGGCTGTACAGCACGACCCCGACACGTCTGAGCTTCATTTCGCGCTTGGCAATTTGTTTCGCCGCCGTGGCGAGTACGAGCGAGCCGTGCGTGTCCATCAACACTTGCTCTCACGCGGCGACTTGAGCCAAACCGACCGAGACCGCGCACAACACGCTCTTGCTTTGGACTATCTCAAAGCAGGCTTGCTTGACCGAGCCGAAGACGCGCTGAACAAGCTAGAAGGCACCGCCCACCAAGCACAAGCGCACTTGGCCTTGTTGAGCATTTACGAACGCTCACGCGATTGGGCCAAAGCCTCGGTCATCGCCAAAAAATTGGGCGACAGTGGTCAAGGCAGCTTTCAGGGGCGCTTGGCGCATTACCTGTGCGAAGAAGCTGAAAGCCTTGACGTGGCACAACAAGCCGACCAAATCGTGGCTTTGCTCAAGCAAGCAACTGAGGCTGCCCCCCACAACGCACGTTCGCGCATCGCACTGGCTAAGACGTATGAGCAAACTGGCCGTGCTGGTGAGGCCTATGCCACGCTAGAAAACTTGGCGACGCAAGTACCCGCTTCGCTACCCTTGCTCGCTCCTAAGCTTGCGGCCTTGGCGCAAACTTTGAACTGTGTGCCGAAAACCATGGCTTTGCTCGAAACCAGCTATGCAAAAACTGCATCGCTTGATGTCCTCAACGCCATCGTCACTTTGCGCAAATCACAGGGTGAGACAAACACCAGCGGCTTGTTTGCCAAGCACTTAGAGCGCGAGCCTTCGTTGGTCGCTGCCACACAGTGGATTGCCAACGAGAAGTTTGAGCACGAAGAATTTCACCCGCAAGTGCAGCGCGCCCTCGAACGCGCCGCCAAACCCTTGCAACGCTACCGATGTGCCGCGTGTGGTTTTGAAGCCAGCCAGCACTTTTGGCAATGCCCAGGCTGCCAAGCTTGGGACAGCTACCCCGCCCGTCGCGTGGAAGAACTATGA
- a CDS encoding integration host factor subunit beta, with translation MTRSDLVEELAARFGQLTHRDAEFAVKTLLDAMSDALVRGHRIELRGFGSFSINRRPPRMGRNPRSGESVAIPEKRVPHFKPGKALREAVDARTQELLAGSESKG, from the coding sequence ATGACCCGCTCAGACTTGGTCGAAGAACTGGCTGCCCGTTTTGGGCAGCTCACGCACCGCGACGCCGAGTTCGCTGTCAAGACGCTTCTTGACGCGATGAGCGACGCGCTGGTGCGTGGCCACCGCATTGAGTTGCGGGGGTTTGGCAGTTTTTCGATCAACCGTCGCCCGCCTCGGATGGGGCGCAACCCGCGTTCCGGCGAAAGCGTTGCCATTCCTGAAAAACGTGTGCCTCATTTCAAGCCAGGCAAGGCCTTGCGCGAAGCGGTGGATGCACGCACCCAAGAATTGTTGGCGGGGTCTGAATCCAAAGGTTGA